A genomic region of Plasmodium falciparum 3D7 genome assembly, chromosome: 11 contains the following coding sequences:
- a CDS encoding erythrocyte membrane protein 1, PfEMP1: protein MGSQTSKFSKTVVGNETHNSARNVLEGFAKDIKRDVSNNAKRHGKVLKGNLRDAKFYHDYSKLRDIPRSPCDLDFWFHTNVWRDKAYERDPCYGRQAKNNYNLEGAVCTNSKIKGNENKINDIGACAPYRRRNICDYNLEHLNERNVLNTHDLLGNVLVMAKREGESIVEKHPNRGSSEVCIALARSFADIGDILRGKDMYVGYDEKEKNRRKQLENKLKDIFDNIYKDLTKKKGRNGKKSALQERYNDPKGDFFQLREDWWALNREDVWKALTCSADDSEDYFIQSEGVTKSFTNPKCGHGDNEVLTNLDYVPQFLRWFTEWAEEFCRIRKIKLGKVKNECRGETSGKRYCSGDGYDCTKTDISRNIFYMDLDCPRCEEECRKYDEWIENKENELDKQKNKYTKEIEKLKDNSKSNYDKNFYLTLTKKYGSINLFLDTLKEGSHCSYNTIEDKIDFNKANQTFTSSKFCGACPFYGVKCNWKTCTEVKENEYKKKNKVDSTHTTEQPTAIDVLVTHIRGTNIPEDLKDCKKYGLFKGMRKQAWKCQYINPYDECKLSPFVKDIDVDDRILFKVLFERWLKYFIQDFNNVKDKINRCTKFEKGKDNTCIKGCKHKCECVEKWIKIKEAEWKKINQHYNQQKKHYTYSVPRWVNSYLTHQHFSSDFINALEAFKNIRGLENLKECSSDTCKIEKIRTIDDDLIKELISKLKDKCAMCKNQHKATKGKECCGKLPKTLNDQDDEEDEEYEAPPPPTPPRTQKNPCVNGQNQKVRKIRSVRRVPKRMQKQASVRVPRARQGGEREQVVKNGRQDHHLQRVLLVGEAEAEEPETAEEKKEEEKEEDTDGKVQPPPAATTPGVKPPCDIVEKHFKDKHDNTGAIDHCNPKKDYPPWKNDKSLVDEDGVYMPPRRQKLCVINLEHFKENTSDDLREAFIKCAAAETYLLWQKYKEDNNGGEDLQNQLKSGKIPEDFKRQMFYTFGDYRDFLFGTDISKLNKHTEAVKTNIDRIFPPTERTNDTIRKEFWEKNAESIWQGMLCALSYNSNDKKMDPDVQKELNSTYNYDTIKNNLEDFANRPQFLRWFIEWSDEFCRERKKKEEKVGSACKNDYEGCANTKDNGNGNCVNACNAYKKYITDKKEQYEKQAKKFDIDKSQNKPGYEDYSGKKASEYLKEKCINSSCDYMLKLKDNSNYWEKPHTTYDDNSLQNKCSCPLSPCEIVDKTLGDKTSKSYAEGCKWKYGKMPLGLGWLCNDKEGEKGKEDGLCIPPRRKRLYVKDLETFSDHTTVGLREAFIKCAAVETFFAWHEFTKEKEREYKEEKQRNGELGFIDENDQIPKDPDNPQNKIRKNGEIHEEFKSQMFYTLADYRDILFGNNIGIGNDMGKVKSNIDKVFANSSGKTPTAKKTTPKEWWEKNAKDIWEGMLCALSYDTKTKIKNEELRKKLIDPKNSNYMYEKVTFSSDNNTNLSKFTERPPFFRWFQEWGEEFCRKKKIKIDKIEKECRGPYGRNHCDGDGFDCSEIGPNENGSFAIFKCPSCAISCRSYKTWINTKKDEFKKQEKLYNKEIKDNKSNYDNIYDKEFVKNLCTDYKSVDSFLKKLKEGPCCNKNTKDSKIDFKDTEETFRNAEYCDPCPVFGVICNNGDCSNSTEKKCDAQEFKVTYDVKNKENPNKEVNMLVSDKTAKKYPGDLNGVCENSSIFEGIREDKWSCGYFCGLDICTPNKTTGDIHDKQNAPIRVLFKRWIENFLKDHNKIKDKISLCINNENRNICTDVCRKNCECIDKWIEMKMKEWKIVRDRYVKQYNVADSVVYEVRRFLEGLQPQNDLEKVKGDVNDLRDLEELSECTNTVSTENRKCRKKDVVESLLNKLKNEIRHCKNERDDSMGKESCKTLPEPTDDPQTDSDTHDTPDIPPGDVAPTFCNVPANPCGDKSATNVVNVTEVAKEMHEEAHKDMLERSVKKVESKVKDSTVESVLRADASKGEYKHEGNPDDLKHNMCNITKEHTNYQKRGGYNYRGPCTGKGNGKDTRFVIGTIWKDEDEKDETIKVLLPPRRRHMCTSNLEYLLHVNKGPLLKVEPDKINHSFLGDVLLAAKYEAEFIKTNYTRLNGQNDNGAKCRAMKYSFADIGDIIRGKDLWGIQDFKDLQTKLVTIFGKIKEEIPDIKKKYSSENPPYTTLREHWWEANRAKVWEAMQCPTIPPVTTSCDTTTVTPLVDYIPQRLRWMTEWAEWFCKMQSQEYEVLVKQCRNCRSGICENGKDDCVKCTQACNTYKQKIKKWEDQWKEISKKYKTLYQQAKGSVNGATTSSTTDEKDKDVVDFLKMLHQKNTDNTIYTTAAGFIHQEAHMTDCQKQTIFCKNTSYNDKKKYAFRHPPHDHDDACACRPPSTPVDVSRKLDTQRDPKKEESEPESEEEEDDAEEEEEPAKETATTETTQPAAPAGPPVTPVPELPGPPAPAGPAADGPIEDDEDAENEDDDDVGSATGTEDDDDDEDDDDEDEEDSADEGEGEGDGGDVGEEEDEDHGGQEAEGVVPQPAAPQPPTPQLLDDPLLKTALMSSTILWMVGIGFAALTYFLLKKKSKSSVDLLRVLNIPKGDYEMPTLKSKNRYIPYRSGSYKGKTYIYMEGDSDSGHYYEDTTDITSSESEYEELDINEIYPYQSPKYKTLIEVVLEPSKSNGNTPSKGDGNTLGDDMVPTTNTFTDEEWSELKHDFISQYIQSEPLDVPKVGVSKELPMNIGGNVLDDGINEKPFITSIHDRDLYTGEEIKYNINMGTNSMDDPTYVSNNVYSGIDLINDTLSGNQHIDIYDEVLKRKENELFGTNYKKNTSNNNVAKLTNSDPIMNQLDLLHTWLDRHRDMCEKWNKKEELLDKLNEQWNKDNDGGDIPNDNKKLNTDVSIQIDIDENKGKKEFSNMDTNVDTPTMDSILDDLETYNEPFYDIFEDDVYYDVYDENPFVDDIPMDHNKVDVPKKVHIEMKILNNTSNGSLEQQFPISDVWNI, encoded by the exons atgGGGTCACAAACATCAAAATTTTCTAAAACTGTTGTTGGAAATGAAACACACAACAGTGCCCGAAATGTTTTGGAAGGTTTTgcaaaagatataaaaaggGATGTATCAAATAACGCAAAAAGACATGGAAAAGTTTTGAAGGGAAATTTGAGAGATGCCAAATTTTATCATGATTATTCTAAGTTAAGAGACATACCTAGAAGTCCCTGTGATCTTGATTTTTGGTTTCATACGAATGTTTGGAGGGACAAAGCATATGAAAGAGATCCTTGTTATGGCAGACAAgcaaaaaataattacaatTTGGAAGGAGCAGTATGTACGAATAGTAAAATAAAAGGTAATGAAAACAAGATAAATGACATTGGAGCGTGTGCCCCATATAGAAGACGAAATATATGCGATTATAATTTAGAACATCTAAATGAAAGAAATGTTTTAAATACTCATGATTTATTGGGAAATGTGTTAGTTATGGCAAAACGTGAAGGTGAATCTATTGTTGAGAAACATCCAAATAGAGGATCTTCAGAAGTATGTATTGCCCTTGCAAGAAGTTTTGCAGATATAGGAGATATTTTAAGAGGAAAAGACATGTATGTCGGGtatgatgaaaaagaaaaaaatcgAAGAAAACAATTAGAAAATAAGTTGAAAGATATTTtcgataatatatataaggatTTGACGAAGAAGAAGGGGAGGAATGGGAAGAAGTCGGCGCTACAAGAACGCTACAATGATCCTAAAGGAGATTTTTTTCAATTACGAGAAGATTGGTGGGCGCTTAATAGAGAAGACGTATGGAAAGCATTAACATGTTCTGCGGATGACAGTGAAGATTATTTCATACAATCAGAAGGTGTTACAAAATCATTTACAAATCCTAAATGTGGCCATGGTGACAATGAGGTTCTTACAAATCTTGATTATGTCCCTCAATTTTTACGTTGGTTCACCGAATGGGCAGAAGAGTTTTGTAGgataagaaaaattaaattaggAAAGGTTAAAAACGAATGTCGTGGTGAGACATCAGGTAAAAGGTATTGTAGTGGCGATGGTTATGATTGTACTAAAACAGATATATCacgtaatattttttatatggatTTAGATTGCCCACGTTGTGAAGAAGAATGTAGAAAATATGATGAATGGattgaaaataaagaaaatgaattagataaacaaaaaaataaatacactaaagaaattgaaaaattaaaagataattCTAAGAGcaattatgataaaaatttttatttaacacTTACTAAAAAATATGGTTCAATTAACTTATTTTTAGATACATTAAAAGAAGGATCACATTGTAGCTACAATACCATAGAAGATAAAATAGATTTTAACAAAGCAAATCAAACATTTACTAGTTCGAAATTTTGTGGGGCATGTCCTTTTTATGGAGTTAAATGCAATTGGAAAACATGTACAGAGGTTAAGGAAAATgagtacaaaaaaaaaaataaggttGATAGTACACATACGACAGAACAACCTACTGCTATTGATGTACTAGTTACTCATATTAGAGGAACAAATATTCCCGAAGATTTAAAGgattgtaaaaaatatggtCTTTTTAAAGGTATGCGAAAACAAGCGTGGAAATGTCAATATATAAATCCATATGATGAATGCAAGTTGAGTCCTTTTGTGAAAGATATAGATGTTGATGAtcgtattttatttaaagtaTTGTTTGAGCGTTGgttaaaatatttcatacAAGATTTTAATAATGTTAAGGACAAAATTAATAGATGTACAAAATTCGAAAAGGGAAAAGATAATACATGTATTAAAGGTTGTAAACATAAATGCGAATGTGTGGAAAaatggataaaaataaaggaagcagaatggaaaaaaataaatcaacaTTATAAccaacaaaaaaaacattatacCTATAGTGTTCCTCGTTGGGTTAATAGTTATTTGACGCACCAGCACTTCTCTAGTGATTTTATTAATGCATTAGAagcttttaaaaatatacggGGATTAGAAAATTTGAAGGAATGTAGTAGTGACACTtgtaaaattgaaaaaattagAACTATAGATGatgatttaataaaagaattaatttCTAAACTTAAAGATAAATGTGCTATGTGTAAAAACCAACATAAAGCAACCAAAGGTAAAGAATGTTGTGGTAAATTACCTAAAACTCTAAATGATcaagatgatgaagaagacgAAGAATACGAAGCACCACCACCACCAACACCTCCTCGCACCCAAAAAAACCCCTGCGTTAATGGTCAAAACCAGAAGGTTCGTAAAATCAGGAGCGTGAGACGAGTGCCGAAAAGGATGCAAAAACAAGCAAGTGTTCGTGTTCCTCGTGCTCGGCAGGGAGGGGAGAGGGAGCAGGTTGTAAAGAACGGGCGCCAGGACCACCACCTCCAGCGGGTGCTTTTGGTGGGGGAGGCGGAGGCGGAGGAGCCGGAGACGGCGGAGGAAAAGAAGGAGGAGGAAAAGGAGGAAGACACGGACGGGAAGGTACAGCCACCACCAGCAGCAACAACACCCGGGGTGAAGCCGCCATGTGACATAGTTGAAAAACACTTTAAAGATAAGCACGATAATACTGGTGCAATAGATCATTGTAATCCAAAAAAGGATTATCCTCCATGGAAAAACGACAAAAGTTTAGTGGATGAAGATGGTGTGTATATGCCTCCTAGAAGACAAAAATTATGTGTAATTAATTTAGAACATTTTAAAGAGAATACATCAGATGATTTGAGAGAAGCATTCATTAAATGCGCTGCCGCAGAAACTTATTTGTTATggcaaaaatataaagaggATAACAATGGTGGTGAAGATCTACAAAACCAATTAAAAAGTGGAAAAATTCCTGAAGATTTTAAACGTCAAATGTTCTACACATTTGGAGATTATAGAGATTTCTTATTTGGAACAGATATatcaaaattaaataaacataCAGAAGCTGTTAAAACTAATATAGATAGAATTTTCCCACCAACTGAGCGAACAAATGATACAATACGTAAAGAATTTTGGGAAAAAAACGCAGAATCTATTTGGCAAGGAATGTTATGTGCTTTAAGTTATAATAGTAATGACAAAAAAATGGATCCAGATGTACAAAAAGAACTAAACTCCACCTACAACTACGAtaccataaaaaataatctaGAAGACTTTGCGAACAGACCTCAATTCTTACGATGGTTTATTGAATGGAGTGATGAATTTTGTCGTGAACGGAAGAAGAAGGAAGAAAAGGTAGGATCAGCTTGTAAGAATGATTATGAGGGATGTGCAAACACTAAGGATAATGGTAATGGTAATTGTGTTAACGCATGTAatgcatataaaaaatacattacagacaaaaaagaacaatatgAAAAACAAGCAAAGAAATTTGATATTGATAAAAGTCAGAATAAACCAGGATATGAAGATTATTCTGGCAAAAAGGCTTCTGAATATTTGaaagaaaaatgtataaacTCATCATGTGATTATATgctaaaattaaaagataattCCAATTACTGGGAAAAACCTCATACAACATACGACGATAATTCACTTCAAAACAAATGTAGCTGCCCCCTTTCTCCCTGCGAAATCGTGGATAAAACACTGGGCGACAAAACCTCAAAGTCTTACGCCGAAGGGTGCAAATGGAAATATGGGAAGATGCCACTAGGTTTGGGATGGTTATGTAATGACAAAGAGGGTGAGAAGGGTAAGGAGGACGGTTTATGTATACCGCCAAGGAGAAAGAGATTATATGTAAAAGATTTAGAGACATTCAGCGATCACACAACAGTAGGTCTCCGAGAAGCTTTTATTAAATGTGCTGCTGTAGAAACTTTTTTTGCTTGGCATGAATTTacaaaggaaaaagaaagagagtataaagaagaaaaacaaagaaaTGGAGAACTTGGATTTATCGACGAAAACGATCAAATACCAAAGGACCCAGATAATCCACAGaacaaaataagaaaaaatggaGAAATACATGAAGAGTTTAAAAGTCAAATGTTCTATACCCTTGCAGATTATagagatatattatttgggAATAATATAGGTATTGGTAACGACATGGGGAAAGTTAAAAGTAATATAGATAAGGTTTTCGCAAATAGTAGTGGCAAAACACCTACTGCCAAAAAAACAACACCAAAAGAATGGTGGGAAAAAAATGCAAAAGATATATGGGAAGGAATGTTATGTGCTTTAAGTTATGATAcgaaaacaaaaattaagaATGAAGAACTGCGCAAGAAACTTATAGATCCAAAGAACAGCAACTACATGTACGAAAAAGTTACATTTAGTAGTGATAATAACACAAATTTGTCAAAATTTACAGAAAGACCCCCGTTTTTTCGATGGTTTCAGGAATGGGGAGAAGAGTTTtgtcgaaaaaaaaaaataaaaattgataaaattgaaaaagaaTGTCGTGGACCATATGGTCGAAATCATTGTGATGGCGATGGATTCGACTGTAGTGAAATAGGCCCAAATGAGAATGGAAGTTTTGCGATTTTTAAATGTCCAAGTTGTGCAATTTCTTGTCGATCTTATAAAACGTGGATAAACACAAAAAAAGACGAATttaaaaaacaagaaaaactatataataaagaaattaaggataataaaagtaattatgataatatatatgataaagaaTTTGTTAAAAACCTTTGTACAGATTATAAGTCTGTTGactcatttttaaaaaagttaaAAGAAGGCCCATGTTGTAACAAAAATACTAAAGACAGTAAAATAGATTTTAAGGATACAGAGGAGACATTTAGAAACGCTGAATATTGCGATCCATGTCCTGTATTTGGAGTTATTTGTAATAACGGTGATTGCAGTAATTCTACAGAAAAGAAGTGTGATGCACAAGAATTTAAGGTTACATatgatgtaaaaaataaggaaaaccCTAATAAAGAAGTAAATATGCTTGTCAGTGATAAAACAGCAAAGAAATACCCAGGTGATTTAAACGGTGTTTGCGAAAATTCAAGTATCTTTGAAGGTATTAGAGAAGATAAATGGTCATGTGGTTATTTCTGTGGTTTAGATATATGTACACCCAACAAAACTACAGGTGATATACATGATAAACAAAATGCACCAATTAGAGTACTGTTTAAACGATGGatagaaaattttttaaaagatcaTAACAAAATTAAAGACAAAATTtctttatgtataaataatgaaaacagaaatatatgtacagATGTTTGCAGAAAAAATTGTGAATGTATAGATAAATGGATAGAGATGAAAATGAAAGAATGGAAAATAGTACGCGATCGTTACGTCAAACAATATAATGTTGCTGATTCAGTAGTTTACGAAGTGAGAAGATTTTTAGAGGGCTTGCAACCTCAAAATGACCTTGAAAAAGTTAAAGGAGATGTTAATGATTTACGTGATTTAGAGGAACTAAGTGAATGTACTAATACTGTATCAACAGAAAATAGAAAATGTAGAAAAAAGGATGTAGTAGAAAGTTTGCTTAATAAacttaaaaatgaaatacgTCATTGTAAAAATGAACGTGACGATAGTATGGGCAAGGAAAGTTGCAAAACATTACCCGAACCTACAGACGATCCACAAACAGATAGTGATACCCACGACACACCTGACATACCACCAGGTGACGTTGCACCCACTTTTTGTAATGTTCCAGCAAATCCATGTGGCGACAAAAGCGCCACCAATGTGGTAAATGTGACAGAGGTGGCGAAGGAAATGCACGAAGAGGCACACAAGGATATGTTAGAGAGGAGTGTTAAAAAGGTTGAGAGTAAGGTTAAGGATAGTACGGTTGAGAGTGTGTTAAGGGCTGATGCATCAAAAGGTGAATATAAACATGAAGGTAATCCAGATGACTTGAAACACAACATGTGCAATATAACGAAGGAACATACCAATTATCAAAAACGTGGTGGTTATAATTATCGAGGACCATGTACGGGTAAAGGTAATGGTAAAGACACAAGATTTGTCATAGGAACCATATGGAAAGATGAAGACGAAAAAGATGAAACCATTAAAGTTCTGTTGCCTCCGCGACGTCGTCATATGTGTACATCAAATTTAGAATATTTACTTCATGTTAATAAGGGCCCACTTCTAAAAGTTGAACCTGATAAAATTAATCATTCCTTTTTGGGGGATGTTTTGCTTGCAGCAAAATATGAAGCAGAATTCATAAAAACCAATTATACGAGATTAAATGGCCAAAATGACAATGGAGCTAAATGTAGAGCTATGAAATATAGTTTTGCTGATATAGGTGATATTATACGAGGAAAAGATCTGTGGGGAATTCAGGACTTCAAGGATCTACAAACTAAGTTAGTAACAATATTTGGTAAAATTAAAGAGGAAATTCccgatattaaaaaaaaatatagtagTGAAAATCCCCCATATACGACATTACGTGAACATTGGTGGGAAGCAAATCGAGCCAAAGTATGGGAAGCAATGCAATGTCCAACAATACCACCAGTCACCACAAGTTGTGATACTACCACTGTTACCCCTCTTGTGGATTACATCCCACAAAGATTACGTTGGATGACCGAATGGGCCGAATGGTTCTGCAAAATGCAGTCACAGGAGTATGAGGTGTTAGTGAAACAGTGTAGGAATTGTAGGAGTGGAATATGTGAGAATGGTAAGGATGACTGTGTCAAGTGCACACAAGCttgtaatacatataaacaaaaaataaaaaaatgggaAGATCAATGGAAggaaatatcaaaaaaatacaaaacatTATACCAACAAGCAAAAGGCAGTGTTAATGGTGCTACTACTAGTAGTACTACAGATGAGAAAGACAAAGATGTCGTTGATTTCTTGAAAATGTTACACCAAAAAAATACTGATAATACCATATATACTACTGCTGCAGGATTTATACATCAAGAAGCACATATGACTGATTGTCAAAAACAAAcaattttttgtaaaaacaCTAGTTATAACGACAAGAAGAAATATGCTTTTCGTCATCCACCACATGATCATGATGATGCGTGTGCTTGCAGGCCACCATCAACGCCAGTAGACGTCTCCCGCAAACTAGACACCCAACGTGACCCCAAAAAAGAGGAATCTGAACCTGAATccgaagaagaagaagacgATGCCGAAGAGGAGGAGGAGCCGGCAAAGGAGACGGCTACCACAGAGACAACACAACCAGCAGCACCAGCGGGACCACCGGTAACACCAGTACCAGAACTACCGGGACCACCCGCACCAGCGGGACCAGCAGCTGATGGCCCCATTGAGGATGACGAAGACGCCGAAAACGAAGACGATGATGACGTCGGCTCCGCCACCGGCACAGAAGACGATGACGACGACGAAGATGACGACGACGAAGACGAAGAGGACTCAGCAGACGAAGGTGAAGGTGAAGGCGACGGCGGTGACGTCGGCGAGGAGGAAGATGAAGATCACGGCGGCCAGGAGGCGGAGGGGGTGGTACCACAACCAGCAGCACCACAACCACCAACCCCACAACTCTTGGATGACCCCCTCCTTAAAACCGCCCTCATGTCTTCTACCATCCTCTGGATGGTAGGTATCGGTTTTGCGGCGTTGACTTACTTTTTACTCAAG aaaaaatCCAAATCTTCTGTTGACTTGTTGCGTGTACTGAATATCCCGAAAGGAGATTATGAAATGCCTACGTTGAAATCCAAAAATAGGTACATACCATATAGAAGTGGTTCATATAAAggcaaaacatatatatatatggaaggAGATAGTGATAGTGGACACTACTACGAAGATACAACTGATATTACTTCATCCGAAAGTGAATATGAAGAATTGGATATTAATGAGATATATCCGTATCAGTCACCAAAATACAAAACATTGATTGAAGTGGTACTAGAACCATCCAAAAGTAATGGTAACACACCAAGTAAGGGTGATGGTAACACACTAGGTGATGATATGGTACCTACCACGAATACATTTACAGATGAGGAATGGAGTGAATTGAAACATGATTTTATATCACAATATATACAAAGTGAACCACTGGATGTACCAAAAGTTGGTGTATCAAAGGAATTACCAATGAATATAGGAGGTAATGTTTTAGATGATGGTATAAACGAAAAACCTTTTATTACTTCTATTCATGATAGGGATTTATATACTGGGgaagaaattaaatataatattaatatgggTACTAATAGTATGGACGATCCAACATATGTAtcaaataatgtatattctGGTATCGATTTAATTAATGACACATTAAGTGGTAATCaacatattgatatatatgatgaagtgctaaaaagaaaagaaaatgaattatttggaacaaattataagaaaaatacatCAAATAACAATGTAGCTAAATTAACAAATAGTGATCCTATTATGAACCAATTAGATTTGTTACATACATGGTTAGATAGACATAGAGATATGTGTGAGAAGTGgaataaaaaggaagaattgttagataaattaaatgaacaatggaataaagataatgatgGTGGTGATATACCAAATGATAACAAAAAGTTGAATACGGATGTTTCTATACAAATAGATATAGATGAAAATAAAGGAAAGAAAGAATTTAGTAATATGGATACAAACGTGGATACACCTACTATGGATAGTATATTGGATGATTTGGAAACATATAATGAAcctttttatgatatatttgaGGATGATGTGTATTATGATGTATATGATGAAAACCCATTTGTGGATGATATACCTATGGATCATAATAAAGTAGATGTACCTAAGAAAGTACATATTGAAATGAAAATCCTTAATAATACATCCAATGGATCGTTGGAACAACAATTTCCTATATCGGATGtatggaatatataa
- a CDS encoding rifin, whose product MKIHYTNILLFPLKLNILVNTHKKPSITPRHIQTTRSLCECELYAPANYDSDPEMKRVMQQFHDRTSQRFHEYDDRMKTTRQKCKDKCDKEIQKIILKDKLEKQMAQQFSTLHTDIQSDAIPTCVCEKSLADKVEKGCLRCAQNLGGVAPGWGLLSGFGYVTWSQYISGIAAKAAADAGLKAGVKVGLVNAVKIVTNTLGSAGKVPTMDWEKLIIFGNFSDGVTLHAIFKNLNNVMNGHLDFGKYSEFSTVVQKFAEKFKPITAKYSTEIAEVTNAVADAKAGVLTKAGNATSSLSTGITASIIAIVVIVLIMVIIYLILRYRRKKKMKKKLHYIKLLEE is encoded by the exons atgaaaatccattatactaatatattattgtttcctctaaaattaaatatattg GTAAATACCCACAAAAAACCATCCATCACACCACGTCATATACAAACTACCAGATCTTTATGTGAATGTGAATTATATGCACCTGCCAACTATGATAGTGATCCTGAAATGAAAAGGGTCATGCAACAATTTCATGATCGTACGTCACAAAGATTTCATGAATATGACGACCGTATGAAAACTACCCGCCAAAAATGTAAAGATAAATGTGATAaggaaatacaaaaaattattttaaaagataaattagaaaaaCAAATGGCACAACAGTTTTCTACGTTACACACGGATATACAAAGTGACGCCATTCCCACTTGTGTATGCGAAAAATCCTTAGCGGACAAAGTGGAAAAGGGTTGTTTGAGATGTGCACAAAATTTGGGAGGGGTTGCACCCGGTTGGGGTCTGCTCAGTGGTTTTGGCTATGTGACATGGTCACAATATATTTCCGGAATTGCTGCAAAAGCTGCTGCAGATGCAGGTCTTAAGGCAGGTGTAAAAGTAGGTTTGGTTAACGCTGTCAAAATAGTAACAAATACATTAGGTAGTGCAGGTAAGGTACCTACAATGGATTGGGAAaaacttattatttttggtAACTTTTCTGATGGAGTAACACTTCATGCTATATTTAAAAACTTAAATAATGTGATGAATGGCCATTTAGATTTTGGAAAGTATTCTGAATTTTCTACGGTGGTACAAAAATTTGCTGAAAAATTTAAGCCAATTACTGCAAAATATTCTACAGAAATAGCAGAAGTTACAAATGCTGTTGCGGATGCTAAAGCAGGTGTATTGACAAAAGCAGGCAATGCAACTAGTAGTTTATCTACTGGAATAACTGCTTCCATTATTGCAATTGTAGTAATCGTTTTAATTAtggtaattatttatttaattttacgttatcgacgaaaaaaaaaaatgaagaaaaaactcCATTACATCAAATTATTAGAAGAAtag
- a CDS encoding rifin, which yields MKIHYINILLFALPLNILVNNQRNHNNSTYHTSNTKTIKSHRSLCECELYAQSNYENDQEMKDVIKEFNDRTAQRFEEYNERMQVKKDQCKEQCDKEIQQIILKDKIEKELTERFSALETKIDTNDILTCICEKSVTDKFEKTCLKCSGIFATAVPELGLIGGTVVYAAAVKAATKAGMEAALVGLESVNGLRGLLGEKIKDLVTTTNFQCPNALMGLVQNVKDTQCVGAAAQSQVFCKGLLPESTSRIIQKAAAAGREGAEAYNTTFSDSTTITAFLTDPIVISAIVVISIVVILLIIYLILRYRRKIKMNKKLQYIKLLKE from the exons atgaaaatccattatattaatatattattgtttgcgcttccattaaatatattg gTAAATAATCAAAGGAATCATAACAACAGCACATATCATACATCAAAtacaaaaacaataaaatcaCATAGATCATTATGCGAATGTGAATTGTACGCACAATCTAATTATGAAAACGACCAAGAAATGAAAGATGTGATAAAAGAATTTAATGATCGTACCGCACAACGTTTTGAAGAATACAATGAACGTATGCAAGTTAAAAAAGACCAATGTAAAGAACAATGTGACAAAGAAATTCaacaaattattttaaaagacaAAATCGAAAAGGAATTAACAGAAAGGTTTTCAGCATTGGAAACAAAGATAGACACCAATGACATACTCACATGTATTTGCGAAAAATCAGTAACAGATAAATTTGAAAAAACTTGTTTAAAATGTTCAGGGATATTCGCTACGGCGGTACCTGAATTGGGATTAATAGGTGGAACTGTAGTATATGCTGCAGCAGTAAAGGCTGCTACGAAAGCTGGTATGGAAGCGGCTCTTGTGGGTTTAGAGAGTGTTAATGGTCTTCGTGGATTACTTggggaaaaaattaaagatttGGTTACTACAACAAATTTCCAATGTCCAAATGCTTTAATGGGTTTAGTTCAAAATGTGAAAGATACACAATGTGTAGGGGCTGCTGCTCAATCTCAAGTTTTTTGTAAAGGCCTACTACCTGAAAGCACTTCTagaataatacaaaaagCGGCAGCCGCTGGAAGGGAAGGAGCCGAAGCTTATAATACAACGTTTTCTGATTCTACAACAATAACAGCATTCTTAACTGATCCTATTGTAATTTCAGCTATAGTAGTCATTTCTATAGTTGTTAtacttttaattatttatttgatattaCGTTATCGAAGGAAAatcaaaatgaacaaaaaattacaatACATAAAACTATTAAAAGAATag